GGTTTTGCTGGTTGGGCTTGGTATGGCGCATAATGAAGTTCACGCCTTCGACGACGATGCGCTTCTTGTCGGGAAAGACCTTGAGGACTTTTCCGCGCTTGCCGCGATCGTTACCGGCGGTGACTTGCACCATGTCATTCTTACGGATTTTCATAGCGGTTCCTTAGAGCACCTCAGGCGCCAGCGAAACGATCTTCATGAACTGCTTATCGCGCAATTCGCGCGCGACCGGTCCGAAGATACGCGTTCCAATGGGCTCATTATCCTTGTTGATCAACACCGCGGCGTTTTCGTCGAAACGGATGTACGATCCGTCGGGACGGCGCACTTCCTTCGATGTGCGCACGATTACGGCGCGCGCCTTCGAGCCCTTCTTCATATTCGAATTCGGGATCGCGGTACGAACGGAAACCATGATGATATCGCCGACCGAAGCCGAGCGACGGCCCGTGCCGCCGTAGATACGGAAACAGCGGACTTTCTTTGCGCCGGTGTTATCGGCGACATTGAGAACTGTATATTCCTGAATCATGGCTTACTTCTTCTTCTCAATGATTTCGACCAGACGCCAGTTTTTGCGCTTCGAGATCGGGCGCGTTTCCATGATCCGCACCTTGTCCCCGATATTGCATTCGTTCTGGCTGTCTTCGGCCATGAACTTTTTGGTCAACTTGATGTATTTGCCGAACAAGGGATGTTTGACGCGGCGCTCGACTTTGACGACGATCGTCTTTTGCATTTTGTTCGAGACCACGACTCCGACGCGGGTCTTGCGCAGGCCGCGAGCTTCGCTGACGGCATTGTCTTTTAGAACGGCGACTTCGCTCATTTCGCATTCCCTTTCGCTGCACGCAAACCGAGTTCGTGTTCGCGAATCACGGTGCGCAGGCGCGCGATATCGCGGCGAACGCCTTTGACGCGCGCGGTGTTGGGCAACTGACCGGCATCAAGCTGAAAGCGCAGTGCTTCCAGATTATCTTCGGTCTCAACGAGTCTGTTTTGAAGCTCGTTCGGAGTGAGTTCCTTCAACTCCGTCATTCTTTGTGGTCTTGCGTTTCCTGATGCCATACTTGCTTACGAGTGAGCGATTTCGCGCTCGACAAACTTGGTTTTAATGGGCAGCTTCTGTGCTGCAAGGCGAAGCGCTTCGCGCGCGAGATCGCGGCTGACGCCTTCGAGTTCAAAAAGGATACGACCGGGGCGAATCACGGCCGCGTAAAATTCCGTCGCGCCCTTACCCTTACCCTGACGGACTTCGAGCGGCTTCTTAGAAACCGGCTTGTCCGGGAAGACGCGAATCCAAACCTTACCGCCGCGCTTGATGTGACGGGTCATGGCGATACGGGCCGCTTCGATTTGACGCGACGTCATCCAGCAATCGTCCATCGCTTTCAAGCCATATTCACCGAAGGAAACATCACAGCCGCAGTAGTCA
This region of Calditrichota bacterium genomic DNA includes:
- the rplP gene encoding 50S ribosomal protein L16, which produces MLTPKRLKFRKQQRRRRKGYDYCGCDVSFGEYGLKAMDDCWMTSRQIEAARIAMTRHIKRGGKVWIRVFPDKPVSKKPLEVRQGKGKGATEFYAAVIRPGRILFELEGVSRDLAREALRLAAQKLPIKTKFVEREIAHS
- the rpmC gene encoding 50S ribosomal protein L29 yields the protein MASGNARPQRMTELKELTPNELQNRLVETEDNLEALRFQLDAGQLPNTARVKGVRRDIARLRTVIREHELGLRAAKGNAK
- the rpsQ gene encoding 30S ribosomal protein S17 — encoded protein: MSEVAVLKDNAVSEARGLRKTRVGVVVSNKMQKTIVVKVERRVKHPLFGKYIKLTKKFMAEDSQNECNIGDKVRIMETRPISKRKNWRLVEIIEKKK
- the rplN gene encoding 50S ribosomal protein L14 — its product is MIQEYTVLNVADNTGAKKVRCFRIYGGTGRRSASVGDIIMVSVRTAIPNSNMKKGSKARAVIVRTSKEVRRPDGSYIRFDENAAVLINKDNEPIGTRIFGPVARELRDKQFMKIVSLAPEVL